A genomic stretch from Bos mutus isolate GX-2022 chromosome 4, NWIPB_WYAK_1.1, whole genome shotgun sequence includes:
- the LOC102277222 gene encoding olfactory receptor 2A2 — translation MEGNQSQITEFILVGFQLSKNMELLLFGIFSLLYVCNLLANGMILGLICFDPRLHSPMYFFLSHLAIIDISYPSSNFPTLLENLVKHTKNISFDPCTVQMLFNLTFGSIECLILLAMSYDRYVAICHPLQYTVIMNWRVCSILAIACWACGFALALVQVILLLRLPFCGPQKVNHFFCDIRSVLKLACGDIWINEMFLFADGVLILVGPLALVLVSYMRILWAILKIQSKEGRKKAFSTCSSHLCVVGFYFGLAMIVYMVPDNSQQEEHLKILFLFYTLFNPLLNPLVYSVRNAQVKAAFHRVLQKKKTT, via the coding sequence ATGGAGGGCAACCAATCACAGATCACAGAATTCATCCTGGTGGGGTTCCAGCTCAGTAAAAACATGGAATTGCTCCTTTTTGGTATCTTCTCCCTGTTATATGTCTGCAACCTGCTGGCAAATGGCATGATCTTGGGACTCATTTGCTTTGACCCCAGACTGCACTCccccatgtatttcttcctttcccaccTGGCCATCATTGACATATCCTATCCTTCCAGCAATTTTCCCACCTTGCTGGAAAACCTagtgaaacacacaaaaaacatctCCTTTGACCCTTGCACTGTGCAGATGCTTTTCAATTTGACTTTTGGATCTATAGAGTGCCTCATTTTGTTGGCGATGTCCTATGACAGGTATGTGGCGATCTGCCATCCCCTCCAGTACACGGTCATCATGAACTGGAGAGTGTGCTCCATCCTGGCCATTGCTTGCTGGGCGTGTGGATTTGCCCTGGCCCTGGTCCAAGTAATTCTCTTGTTAAGATTACCCTTCTGTGGCCCCCAGAAGGTGaaccacttcttctgtgacatTCGCTCTGTCCTCAAATTGGCCTGTGGTGACATCTGGATCAATGAAATGTTCCTCTTTGCTGATGGTGTTCTTATCTTAGTCGGGCCTCTTGCCCTGGTGTTGGTCTCCTATATGCGTATTCTCTGGGCCATCCTGAAGATCCAGTCAAAGGAGGGCCGCAagaaagccttctccacctgttcCTCCCACCTCTGTGTGGTTGGGTTCTACTTTGGCTTAGCCATGATCGTTTACATGGTTCCCGACAACAGTCAACAAGAAGAACACCTGAAGatccttttcctgttttataCTCTTTTCAACCCATTGCTGAACCCTCTTGTCTACAGTGTCAGGAATGCTCAAGTGAAGGCTGCCTTCCACAGAGTActgcagaagaagaagacaacGTGA